Proteins from a single region of Chloroflexota bacterium:
- a CDS encoding sugar phosphate isomerase/epimerase: MSIRLACADFTWPLLRHEQSLALISTLGFEGVDLGIFGNRSHIRPEMIHGDVPMWAGILRERLERNNLEPADVFLIPSTEPGGMVPNNPDPAQREAGRMYFNDVVELSRRLEAKGISSTCGVPFEGESPTESLQNSAEELKWRVDQGDKYGIAVSVEPAVGTNANTVDLALEMLGLVPGLKLTLDYCHFVYQGMEQTSVDPLLPHARHFHCRGCAPDRMQVDFDENVIDYRRIIEKMQDVGYGGWFGVEFVWTAIWNCNQVDNTAETIRFRDLALAVINGTEHVPFMHSI, from the coding sequence ATGTCCATAAGGCTCGCCTGCGCCGATTTCACCTGGCCTCTGCTCCGCCACGAGCAATCCCTGGCCCTGATCTCCACCCTCGGCTTCGAGGGCGTCGATCTTGGGATCTTCGGCAATCGCTCGCACATTCGCCCCGAGATGATCCACGGCGACGTGCCCATGTGGGCCGGCATCCTGCGCGAACGGCTGGAGCGGAACAACCTCGAGCCGGCGGACGTGTTCCTGATCCCGAGCACCGAGCCGGGCGGCATGGTGCCGAACAACCCCGATCCCGCCCAGCGGGAAGCCGGGCGCATGTACTTCAACGACGTGGTGGAGCTGTCGCGCCGCCTCGAAGCCAAGGGCATCTCCTCGACGTGCGGCGTGCCGTTCGAGGGCGAGTCTCCCACCGAGTCGCTGCAGAACTCCGCCGAGGAGCTCAAATGGCGGGTCGATCAGGGTGACAAGTACGGCATCGCGGTCTCCGTGGAGCCCGCGGTCGGCACCAACGCCAACACCGTGGATCTGGCGCTGGAGATGCTGGGCCTGGTGCCGGGCCTCAAACTCACGCTCGACTATTGCCACTTCGTCTACCAGGGCATGGAGCAGACCAGCGTGGACCCGCTGCTGCCCCACGCGCGCCACTTCCACTGCCGCGGCTGCGCGCCGGATCGAATGCAGGTGGACTTCGACGAAAACGTCATCGACTACCGACGCATCATCGAAAAGATGCAGGACGTCGGCTACGGCGGCTGGTTTGGCGTTGAGTTCGTCTGGACGGCGATCTGGAACTGCAACCAGGTCGACAACACGGCGGAGACCATCCGCTTTCGCGACCTGGCGCTGGCGGTCATCAACGGCACGGAGCACGTGCCATTCATGCACTCGATTTAG
- a CDS encoding HlyD family efflux transporter periplasmic adaptor subunit, which produces MGAARRLGLALAALVVCGAVVLAVAACDPVEPAADATPTLAPDPRAESQDPLVPVVRGRLENRLRIPGLIEARGQEILTFEVPGVVGAVRGQRGVMVQAGSVLISLDAESLNAEIGAAREAEVAILEELAAVEARLAAERIAAERAVLAAAAEFAERQRVWDALTAPAPDHEVNLHHARIALLTQVLTDRHTAVEAAESSVDALVATARAEVALREADLAEAQAERDALPEDSTARAIAAAAAKLAAAELAVAEARALEEQAAGPDGPPRLRAARRAQTAAELDLLTAEAELDRLTAGPPAAELAAAEAALTSARYEYDLVAEARAALDAGTSPLAVDAERLRAEAERIDERIALLESRSTQLDIAAPYDAIISRVLTVRGREVAPGDPAIELARATDLVFEAVAGPTQAANLRIDQKVNVTLREFAQTPFEGTVVTLPLDTGDASDKPFIQLAVDWGDQPVTIGLQGVISVLLGASDGVLKVPATAVWTVNGRSFVETLIDGRRRTLPVTLGMETDDEVEIVHGLSEGDMIFATVRS; this is translated from the coding sequence GTGGGCGCCGCCCGGCGCCTCGGCCTTGCGCTGGCGGCCCTCGTCGTTTGCGGCGCCGTCGTCCTCGCGGTCGCCGCCTGCGATCCGGTCGAGCCCGCCGCCGACGCCACGCCCACGCTCGCGCCCGATCCCCGGGCCGAATCACAGGACCCACTGGTTCCGGTGGTGCGCGGACGGCTCGAGAACCGCCTGCGAATCCCGGGGCTAATCGAGGCCCGGGGGCAAGAGATCCTGACGTTCGAGGTGCCCGGCGTCGTGGGCGCGGTACGCGGACAGCGCGGGGTGATGGTGCAGGCGGGCAGCGTCCTGATTTCGCTCGACGCGGAGTCGCTGAACGCCGAGATCGGTGCCGCGCGCGAGGCCGAGGTGGCCATCCTGGAGGAGCTTGCGGCGGTCGAGGCTCGTCTGGCCGCCGAACGGATCGCCGCCGAACGCGCCGTGCTCGCGGCGGCGGCAGAGTTCGCCGAGCGCCAGCGGGTGTGGGACGCGCTCACCGCGCCGGCGCCCGACCATGAGGTGAACCTCCACCACGCGCGCATTGCGTTGCTCACACAGGTGCTTACCGACCGCCACACGGCGGTCGAGGCCGCCGAGAGTTCGGTCGACGCGCTGGTGGCAACCGCGCGCGCCGAGGTTGCGCTGCGCGAGGCCGACCTGGCTGAAGCCCAGGCGGAGCGCGACGCGCTGCCCGAGGATTCCACGGCGCGTGCCATTGCGGCAGCCGCCGCGAAGCTGGCCGCCGCCGAGCTCGCGGTCGCCGAGGCGCGCGCGCTGGAGGAGCAGGCGGCCGGCCCGGACGGGCCACCCCGGCTGCGCGCGGCGCGGCGGGCGCAAACCGCCGCCGAGTTGGACCTGCTGACGGCGGAGGCCGAGTTGGATCGGCTGACGGCCGGCCCGCCGGCCGCCGAGCTGGCCGCGGCGGAGGCGGCGCTCACCTCGGCGCGATACGAATATGACCTGGTGGCGGAGGCGCGGGCCGCGCTGGATGCCGGCACCTCGCCGCTTGCCGTGGACGCCGAGCGTCTGAGGGCCGAGGCCGAGCGCATCGACGAGCGAATCGCCCTGCTCGAGAGCCGCTCCACGCAGCTCGACATTGCGGCGCCCTACGACGCGATCATCTCGCGCGTGCTGACCGTGCGCGGGCGAGAGGTCGCCCCCGGCGACCCGGCCATCGAGCTGGCAAGAGCCACCGACCTGGTCTTCGAGGCCGTGGCCGGCCCGACGCAAGCCGCCAACCTGCGCATCGATCAAAAGGTCAACGTCACGTTGCGCGAGTTTGCCCAGACTCCCTTCGAGGGAACGGTCGTCACGCTGCCGCTGGACACGGGCGATGCGTCGGACAAGCCCTTCATCCAACTGGCGGTCGATTGGGGCGACCAACCGGTGACCATCGGCCTGCAGGGCGTCATCAGCGTCTTGCTGGGCGCGTCCGACGGAGTGCTCAAGGTGCCCGCAACCGCCGTGTGGACGGTTAACGGTCGCTCGTTCGTCGAGACCCTGATCGACGGCCGCCGCCGGACGCTGCCGGTGACCTTGGGCATGGAGACCGATGACGAGGTCGAGATCGTCCACGGCCTGTCCGAGGGCGACATGATCTTCGCCACCGTTCGCTCGTGA
- a CDS encoding ABC transporter permease, whose translation MILSGVGAAGRTVLALVGFAARRLRSNPIHALTTLLGLSLTVGVVTAVPLYAEGMSTRLLREHLRASPGPLDLGVVIEHGEAQLPDDATTSLAAYRRADRFLGEAAATHLGVPPDAIVRLVRSDNRHLLFTSDDPDAPLREGVPWGGLAAISGLAENVELLEGRAPVDEVYTLRLPSGVLAPLVEAVAATDMLDAGGLVVGDQVQLRFGDPRALDTPQAVVAVDIVGRFALIDGRHAYWPEDVEELTKNTLFTPPGAFIDGLLARYPDVSHPRLLDRAVWFAPLDAVALQASSAGRTREGIFAVRTIAERVLPYMGVKTRLERDLERFESRLVVLTVALLALSVPIVLMVLGFMRLSVSLAIERQRQEVALLRSRGVGVVQLVGVFVVEGLLLGAPALAIGLALGAGFAQAIGQAASFLAFDARAPLDVALTSSQAAVGAGAIGVSLLAMLGPVVAAARLSIVGAKQQASRSLDRPLYQRRLLDVLLLAAAVAGFYLLRSVEALPGETEDDLLLADTLLVLAPILFIFAVSVFALRAFPYLVRALAALTSRVSGVSAFVALRQVGRSPTHYTSLVLLLSLTFALGAFSASFAATIDRNIIDRVYFATGADAQIVESGHFDADARSWYIAPVDRHLDVVDDRGRHVVTEAARHRVKNALLHVDTPSVNALREVRLHAVDPIPFARTIAWRDDYAATSLNALANALAADDRGVILERAPFHETMGVQLGDSVTMEIDRVVVPFVVVGWMDALPGHNRGLGSFAVGNLTYVDRVVGRSPWNTYARLLPNAPAHEIIQPLNDLDIRALRTVDARDEIVQARRDPVLVGTFGLLTLAFIVAAGLTLSGFGMHAVLSFRRRVQEFGILRAMGISTRQMAAIVALEQGFLVLLGTAVGTAIGMVTAALFVPFLELSAGERDAFPPFIVDTAWDDIAKIYVVFGVLIAAALPLSIWLLRRVRTHEAIKFGEETG comes from the coding sequence GTGATCCTCTCGGGGGTCGGCGCCGCCGGGCGGACCGTGCTGGCCCTCGTGGGATTCGCCGCGCGGCGGCTGCGCAGCAATCCGATCCACGCCCTGACCACGCTGCTGGGACTCTCGCTCACCGTCGGCGTGGTCACCGCCGTGCCGCTCTATGCGGAGGGCATGAGCACCCGCCTGCTGCGCGAGCACTTGCGCGCCTCGCCGGGGCCGCTCGACCTGGGCGTGGTGATCGAGCACGGCGAAGCGCAGCTGCCGGACGATGCCACGACGTCGCTGGCGGCGTATCGCCGCGCCGACCGGTTCTTGGGCGAGGCCGCCGCCACCCACCTCGGTGTCCCGCCCGATGCCATCGTGCGTTTGGTCCGGTCCGACAACCGGCACCTGCTGTTCACCTCCGACGATCCGGACGCACCCCTGCGCGAGGGCGTGCCCTGGGGCGGGCTGGCCGCGATCAGCGGGCTGGCGGAAAACGTCGAATTGTTGGAAGGCCGCGCACCCGTCGACGAGGTATACACGCTGCGCCTGCCGTCCGGTGTGCTGGCGCCGCTGGTGGAGGCGGTTGCCGCGACGGACATGCTCGACGCCGGGGGCCTGGTGGTCGGCGACCAGGTGCAGCTGCGCTTCGGCGACCCGCGGGCGCTCGACACGCCCCAGGCGGTCGTCGCCGTCGACATCGTCGGTCGCTTCGCACTCATCGACGGGCGCCACGCCTATTGGCCCGAGGATGTCGAGGAGCTGACGAAGAACACGCTCTTCACTCCGCCGGGCGCGTTCATCGACGGTCTGCTGGCGCGCTATCCCGACGTGTCGCATCCGCGCCTGTTGGACCGCGCGGTGTGGTTCGCTCCACTGGACGCCGTCGCCCTGCAGGCGTCGTCCGCCGGTCGGACGCGCGAGGGCATCTTCGCCGTGCGCACGATCGCCGAGCGGGTCCTGCCATACATGGGCGTGAAGACCCGCCTGGAGCGCGACCTCGAACGGTTTGAGAGCCGCCTGGTGGTGCTCACCGTGGCCCTGCTGGCCCTCAGCGTGCCCATTGTCCTGATGGTGCTGGGCTTCATGCGGCTCTCGGTGTCGCTGGCCATCGAACGCCAGCGCCAGGAGGTGGCGCTGCTGCGCAGCCGCGGCGTCGGCGTGGTCCAGCTGGTCGGCGTGTTTGTCGTCGAGGGGCTGCTGCTTGGAGCGCCGGCGCTGGCGATCGGCCTGGCGCTGGGCGCGGGCTTTGCCCAGGCCATCGGACAAGCGGCGAGCTTCCTGGCCTTCGATGCGCGCGCGCCGTTGGACGTTGCCCTGACCAGCAGCCAGGCGGCCGTCGGCGCGGGAGCGATCGGGGTCAGCCTGCTCGCCATGCTGGGGCCGGTCGTGGCGGCGGCCCGGCTGAGCATCGTGGGCGCCAAGCAGCAGGCCTCGCGCAGCCTGGACCGACCGCTCTATCAGCGGCGGCTGCTGGACGTGCTGCTGCTGGCGGCGGCGGTTGCGGGGTTCTATCTGCTGCGCAGCGTCGAAGCGCTGCCCGGCGAGACCGAGGACGACCTGCTGCTGGCCGACACGCTGCTGGTCCTGGCGCCGATTCTCTTCATCTTCGCGGTCTCGGTCTTCGCCCTCCGCGCCTTTCCCTATCTCGTGCGCGCGCTTGCGGCGCTGACGTCGCGCGTTTCCGGCGTCAGCGCCTTCGTGGCCCTGCGCCAGGTCGGCCGCAGCCCGACCCACTACACCAGCCTGGTCTTGCTGCTCTCGCTGACCTTTGCCCTGGGGGCCTTCAGCGCCTCGTTCGCGGCGACGATCGATCGCAACATCATCGATCGCGTCTATTTCGCCACCGGCGCCGACGCCCAGATCGTCGAGAGCGGGCACTTCGACGCGGACGCGAGGTCCTGGTACATCGCGCCGGTCGATCGCCACCTGGACGTGGTGGACGACCGCGGCCGGCATGTCGTCACGGAGGCAGCGCGACACCGGGTCAAGAACGCGCTGTTGCATGTCGACACGCCCTCGGTGAACGCCCTGCGCGAGGTTCGGCTGCACGCGGTCGATCCGATTCCATTCGCCCGGACTATTGCCTGGCGCGACGACTACGCCGCGACATCGCTCAATGCACTTGCCAACGCGCTGGCGGCGGACGATCGCGGCGTGATCCTCGAGCGCGCACCATTTCACGAGACCATGGGTGTGCAGCTTGGCGATTCCGTGACCATGGAGATCGATCGGGTGGTGGTGCCCTTCGTGGTGGTGGGGTGGATGGACGCGCTGCCGGGCCACAATCGAGGTCTAGGCTCCTTCGCGGTCGGCAATCTCACCTATGTCGACCGCGTGGTTGGGCGCTCGCCGTGGAACACCTATGCGCGACTGCTGCCCAACGCGCCGGCCCACGAGATCATCCAGCCGCTGAACGATCTCGATATTCGGGCGCTGCGCACCGTGGACGCGAGGGACGAAATCGTCCAAGCGCGCCGCGACCCCGTGCTGGTCGGCACGTTTGGCCTGCTGACGCTGGCGTTCATCGTTGCCGCGGGCCTCACGCTCAGCGGCTTTGGCATGCACGCGGTCCTGTCGTTTCGCCGGCGCGTGCAGGAGTTCGGCATCCTGCGCGCCATGGGGATTTCCACGCGCCAAATGGCCGCCATCGTGGCGTTGGAGCAGGGGTTCCTGGTGCTGCTCGGCACGGCCGTGGGGACGGCCATCGGCATGGTGACAGCCGCGCTGTTCGTGCCGTTCCTCGAGCTGAGCGCCGGGGAGCGCGATGCCTTTCCACCCTTTATCGTCGATACCGCCTGGGACGACATCGCCAAGATCTACGTGGTCTTCGGCGTGCTCATCGCCGCGGCGTTGCCGCTGTCGATTTGGCTCCTGCGGCGCGTGCGCACGCACGAGGCCATCAAGTTCGGCGAGGAAACCGGATGA
- a CDS encoding ATP-binding cassette domain-containing protein, whose product MSAAVHVRCQDLVRIYKVAELEVVALRGLNLEVASGEMMAIVGNSGSGKSTLLNILGGLDRPSAGACSVGGLDLVNASGAELAEYKRYDVGFVWQQSARNLIPYLSALDNVLAPMLFAGGAGPTEQRRARELLAACGLSERMSHRPPQLSGGEQQRVAIAVALANEPELLLADEPTGEVDNQTAGDIYELLQRLNQDQRLTVMIVTHDRDVTRHVGRVVAIRDGQTSSEIVRRVGLPGADESAHEEYVIVDETGRLQIPRDYLEELGISGRATVDVDADEGRLVVRPADPSGERGGTEAKP is encoded by the coding sequence ATGAGCGCCGCGGTTCACGTGCGCTGCCAGGACCTGGTGCGGATCTACAAGGTCGCCGAACTCGAGGTCGTGGCGTTGCGCGGACTCAATCTCGAGGTTGCCTCGGGCGAAATGATGGCCATCGTGGGCAACAGCGGCAGCGGCAAGAGCACGCTGCTCAACATCCTGGGCGGCCTCGACCGGCCGTCGGCGGGCGCGTGCAGCGTCGGCGGGCTTGACCTGGTCAACGCCTCGGGCGCCGAATTGGCGGAGTACAAGCGCTACGACGTGGGGTTTGTGTGGCAACAGAGCGCCCGCAACCTCATCCCCTATCTCAGCGCCCTCGACAACGTGCTGGCGCCCATGCTGTTCGCGGGCGGCGCGGGGCCGACGGAGCAGCGGCGGGCGCGGGAGCTGCTGGCGGCGTGCGGTCTGTCGGAACGGATGAGCCATCGGCCGCCGCAGCTTTCGGGCGGCGAGCAGCAGCGGGTGGCGATCGCCGTGGCGCTGGCCAACGAGCCCGAGCTGCTGCTGGCGGACGAGCCCACGGGCGAGGTCGACAACCAGACGGCCGGCGATATCTACGAGCTGCTGCAGCGGCTCAACCAGGACCAGCGGCTGACGGTGATGATCGTGACCCACGACCGGGACGTCACGCGCCACGTGGGCCGCGTGGTGGCGATCCGCGACGGCCAGACCAGCTCGGAGATCGTGCGGCGCGTGGGGCTCCCGGGCGCCGACGAGTCGGCGCACGAGGAATACGTGATCGTCGACGAGACCGGCCGCCTCCAGATTCCCCGCGACTATCTCGAAGAGCTGGGCATTTCGGGTCGCGCGACGGTGGATGTCGACGCCGATGAGGGACGGCTCGTGGTGCGGCCGGCGGACCCCTCCGGCGAGCGTGGCGGAACCGAGGCCAAGCCATGA
- a CDS encoding ABC transporter ATP-binding protein produces MSTSARSPVVQLLNVSRRYGEGPAAVTAVAGATWDIPRGELHALRGRSGSGKTTLLNLIGGLDVPTDGQVMFDGADLGALGEDELAAVRRRSLGFVFQTFALLPVLSARENVELAMRVAGAPPATWSERTREVLRLVGLESRADHRPFELSGGEQQRVAIARAIANRPDVLLADEPTGELDSNTGLEIMLLFRHIVAAEGVTAVVATHDPALSQIADQTMVMRDGHLAEAEGPLDFDLPDLIQHVEIVDRATARSATDP; encoded by the coding sequence GTGAGCACGTCCGCCCGGTCGCCGGTGGTCCAACTGCTCAACGTGTCGCGCCGCTACGGCGAGGGCCCCGCGGCGGTGACGGCCGTGGCCGGCGCGACCTGGGATATACCCCGCGGTGAACTCCATGCGCTTCGCGGACGGTCCGGCTCGGGCAAAACGACCCTGCTGAACCTGATCGGCGGCCTGGACGTCCCCACCGACGGTCAGGTGATGTTCGACGGCGCCGACCTCGGGGCGCTGGGCGAGGACGAGCTGGCCGCCGTGCGCCGCCGCAGCCTGGGTTTCGTATTCCAGACGTTTGCCCTGCTGCCGGTCCTCTCGGCGCGGGAGAACGTGGAGTTGGCCATGCGCGTGGCGGGCGCGCCGCCGGCGACGTGGAGCGAGCGCACGCGAGAGGTGTTGCGCCTCGTGGGGCTGGAATCGCGCGCGGATCACCGCCCGTTCGAGTTGAGCGGGGGGGAGCAGCAGCGGGTGGCCATTGCCCGCGCCATCGCCAATCGACCCGACGTGCTGCTGGCCGACGAGCCCACCGGTGAGCTGGACAGCAATACCGGACTCGAAATCATGCTGCTCTTCCGCCACATCGTGGCCGCCGAGGGCGTGACCGCCGTGGTGGCGACCCACGATCCGGCACTGAGCCAGATCGCCGACCAGACGATGGTCATGCGCGACGGGCATCTCGCCGAAGCCGAGGGACCGCTGGACTTCGACCTGCCCGACCTGATCCAGCACGTGGAGATCGTGGATCGGGCGACGGCGCGCTCGGCGACCGATCCCTAG
- a CDS encoding superinfection immunity protein produces MVIICGSFLYLSPSLVAHLKEHERTASIFLVNLVIGWTVIGWIVVWTWVLKTLPKTTESGRRSLQPSVRTLPGSSPPIKGEIARGEHRDETDSERRT; encoded by the coding sequence GTGGTCATTATTTGTGGTTCTTTTCTCTATCTTTCCCCGTCCCTAGTCGCTCATCTCAAAGAGCATGAGCGTACGGCGTCTATTTTCCTTGTGAATCTAGTTATTGGATGGACTGTCATTGGCTGGATTGTCGTCTGGACCTGGGTACTTAAGACGCTGCCGAAGACTACCGAATCCGGGAGACGGAGTCTCCAGCCATCGGTGCGGACGCTGCCCGGCTCATCACCTCCGATCAAGGGAGAAATTGCCCGCGGTGAGCACCGTGACGAAACCGACTCCGAGCGAAGAACGTGA
- a CDS encoding sialidase family protein: MKPVLIDLPPDVERPMVVRRRDGRLDGFFLKDADIPTPRVARIVSHDDGRTWDEAPDVLTLPETAGLWGGLEVLADADDEVHCFFMHDRGSGVFGAPLAGEGVAHEGPYRGKFLDIWHLRSRDDGEAWTEPKRIWEGFTGALNSVIQLRGGRIVLPFASATGQTWAHRVDTGLDAFSFAGAFYSTVVYSDDAGDTWRQGTRDIKSWAPIPAYGADEPVIIQKLDGRVWMLLRTQTGRLYESFSDDGAEWSVARPTPLVSSDSPVGLVRLSDNRLVLLWNCCQRFPYAYGGRHVLHAAISEDDGQTWRGAREVLRDPRRHDPPPIKGDFGTAYPFPVVTTDDAVIIVSGQGEGRVLMMRMDPAWLYETRQSSDFADGHEDWSIFGTAGVQRQPHPDRAVAFALRLTKQEPGRTSAAVWNFPAGRRGRVQIRLRVEPGAGPFRLSLTDHFSTPFDPQDQFHNTFNVPVAPEGRIADEPALEAGRWHTVELAWDTQEGRTCRVSVDGRQVTTAPQLHETRGVSYLRVVALAEPHDHSGLWIESTAAEVES; the protein is encoded by the coding sequence ATGAAACCAGTCCTGATCGACCTTCCGCCGGACGTCGAGCGGCCAATGGTGGTGCGACGCCGCGACGGACGCCTCGACGGCTTCTTTCTCAAGGACGCGGACATCCCGACGCCGCGCGTCGCGCGCATCGTCTCGCACGACGACGGGCGCACCTGGGACGAAGCGCCCGACGTGCTGACGTTGCCCGAAACCGCGGGACTGTGGGGCGGTCTGGAGGTGCTCGCGGACGCCGACGACGAGGTCCATTGCTTCTTCATGCACGACCGCGGCTCAGGGGTATTCGGCGCCCCGCTGGCCGGCGAAGGGGTGGCCCACGAGGGCCCATACCGCGGCAAGTTCCTGGACATCTGGCACCTCAGGTCGCGCGACGACGGCGAGGCGTGGACCGAGCCGAAGCGGATCTGGGAGGGATTCACCGGCGCGCTGAACAGCGTGATTCAGCTTCGCGGCGGCCGCATCGTGCTGCCGTTTGCATCGGCCACGGGCCAGACCTGGGCGCACCGGGTCGATACGGGGCTGGACGCATTCAGCTTCGCCGGCGCGTTCTACTCGACGGTGGTCTACTCCGACGACGCGGGGGATACGTGGCGCCAGGGCACGCGCGACATCAAATCCTGGGCGCCGATTCCGGCCTACGGCGCCGACGAGCCGGTGATCATCCAGAAGCTCGACGGGCGCGTCTGGATGCTCCTGCGCACGCAGACCGGCCGGCTTTACGAGTCGTTCTCTGACGACGGCGCCGAGTGGTCCGTCGCTCGTCCCACCCCGCTCGTTTCGTCCGACTCGCCCGTGGGCCTGGTGCGCCTCAGCGACAACCGCCTGGTGCTGCTCTGGAACTGCTGCCAGCGGTTCCCCTACGCCTATGGCGGACGCCACGTGCTGCACGCGGCCATATCCGAGGATGACGGTCAGACCTGGCGCGGCGCCCGCGAGGTGCTGCGCGATCCGCGCCGCCACGATCCGCCGCCCATCAAGGGTGACTTCGGCACCGCCTATCCGTTCCCCGTGGTCACGACCGACGACGCGGTCATCATCGTGTCGGGGCAAGGCGAGGGCCGCGTGTTGATGATGCGGATGGATCCGGCCTGGCTCTACGAGACCCGGCAGAGCAGCGACTTCGCGGACGGGCATGAGGACTGGTCGATCTTCGGCACCGCCGGCGTCCAGCGGCAGCCCCATCCTGACCGCGCCGTCGCCTTCGCCCTCCGACTGACCAAGCAAGAGCCGGGCCGCACGTCGGCAGCCGTTTGGAACTTCCCCGCCGGACGGCGGGGACGCGTGCAAATCCGACTGCGCGTGGAACCAGGCGCCGGTCCGTTTCGGCTGAGCCTCACGGACCACTTCTCGACACCGTTCGATCCCCAGGACCAGTTCCACAACACCTTCAACGTCCCGGTCGCGCCGGAGGGTCGGATCGCGGATGAACCCGCGCTCGAGGCCGGGCGCTGGCACACGGTCGAGCTGGCCTGGGATACGCAAGAGGGCCGCACGTGCCGGGTTTCGGTCGACGGCCGCCAGGTCACGACAGCCCCGCAGCTGCACGAGACGCGTGGGGTGAGCTACCTGCGCGTCGTGGCCCTAGCCGAGCCCCACGACCACTCCGGCCTGTGGATCGAGTCAACTGCCGCCGAGGTGGAATCTTGA
- a CDS encoding antitoxin, with translation MRVTVTIDDDVLAAAQVLADQSGRSLGSALSVLARRGFEGASTAGGDGDPTVFAVPIDAEPVTSEDVYRSLDEWP, from the coding sequence ATGCGAGTGACCGTAACCATCGACGACGACGTTCTTGCCGCTGCCCAGGTCTTGGCCGACCAAAGCGGACGCAGTCTCGGCAGCGCCTTGTCGGTGTTGGCCCGGCGCGGATTCGAGGGCGCATCCACAGCTGGCGGAGACGGAGATCCAACCGTGTTCGCCGTTCCGATCGACGCCGAACCTGTCACCAGCGAGGACGTCTATCGATCACTGGATGAGTGGCCGTAG
- a CDS encoding MFS transporter, translated as MARPRADFVTVFAVLAVTAVVATAPGPLLVVIRDEFGLTYAQLGLIFSAQALAGVLTNIPAGMVADRLPARVPIAGGGLGLAAGTLLMALAPGYVVLLAGKLIGTVGATFMTTSSIAYTVSQADSEQRGRVTSRVMSGVQVGAFIGPALAGVIAAAFDWRAALIVTAVLSLCAAAVALPVIRGGAPSRPERRARMFSLDDLRLPRVVWPLIALSMLLTGPVIGQSRVVLPLYAGEGLAFTPAVVGLAISAMSAARAVLTFVSGNLMDRAGRGSALLALVLGAFGAAVLLTLPLGLGVFIAAGALASITGLGAVLPSVLIGDRVPKEFVGRSLGVLLTMGALVQLGVAPAVGFLLDVRGYDLVGVAMAVLIGVAGIIGWRVVGDLPWSRRGPDASA; from the coding sequence ATGGCACGACCACGCGCCGACTTCGTCACGGTCTTCGCCGTCCTGGCGGTAACGGCCGTCGTGGCCACCGCTCCGGGGCCGCTGCTCGTCGTGATCCGCGACGAGTTCGGGCTTACCTACGCCCAGCTCGGACTGATCTTCTCGGCTCAGGCGCTGGCGGGCGTCCTCACCAACATTCCCGCCGGTATGGTCGCCGACCGGCTGCCCGCCCGCGTGCCGATCGCTGGCGGCGGGCTGGGGCTTGCAGCGGGCACGCTGCTCATGGCGTTGGCGCCCGGATACGTCGTCCTGCTCGCGGGCAAGCTGATCGGCACGGTGGGCGCCACGTTCATGACGACGAGCAGCATCGCCTACACCGTGTCGCAGGCGGACTCCGAGCAGCGCGGTCGCGTGACCTCGCGCGTGATGTCCGGAGTCCAGGTGGGTGCGTTCATCGGTCCGGCGCTGGCGGGCGTCATCGCCGCCGCGTTCGACTGGCGGGCGGCCCTGATCGTGACGGCGGTGCTCAGCTTGTGCGCCGCGGCAGTCGCGCTTCCCGTCATTCGCGGCGGGGCCCCGTCCCGTCCCGAGCGCAGAGCGCGCATGTTCAGCCTCGACGACCTGCGCCTGCCCCGCGTGGTCTGGCCGCTCATCGCGTTGTCCATGCTGCTCACCGGTCCGGTCATCGGACAAAGCCGCGTGGTGCTGCCGCTCTACGCCGGCGAGGGCCTCGCGTTCACGCCCGCGGTCGTGGGTCTCGCCATTTCCGCCATGAGCGCGGCGCGAGCCGTGCTTACCTTCGTGAGCGGCAACCTGATGGACCGCGCCGGCCGCGGCAGCGCGCTCCTGGCACTGGTGCTGGGGGCGTTCGGGGCCGCGGTGCTGCTGACGCTGCCGCTGGGGCTGGGCGTGTTCATCGCTGCGGGCGCGCTGGCGTCGATCACCGGTCTGGGCGCGGTGCTGCCGTCGGTGCTCATCGGCGACCGGGTGCCCAAGGAATTTGTCGGTCGATCCCTGGGCGTGCTGCTGACCATGGGCGCGCTGGTCCAGCTCGGCGTCGCACCGGCGGTGGGCTTCCTGCTCGACGTGCGCGGCTACGACCTCGTGGGCGTCGCCATGGCCGTCCTGATCGGCGTCGCAGGCATCATCGGCTGGCGGGTGGTGGGCGACCTGCCGTGGAGTCGGCGTGGGCCGGACGCATCCGCCTGA